The following are from one region of the Nicotiana tabacum cultivar K326 chromosome 3, ASM71507v2, whole genome shotgun sequence genome:
- the LOC107830001 gene encoding geraniol 8-hydroxylase-like produces the protein MEYVPILVGLSFAWILVRGFMSLRRAKSCKRLAPGPFPLPIIGNLHLLGDKPHKSLAQLAKAHGPIMNLKFGQINTVVISSSVLAREVMQKQDLTFSNRCIPDALRACNHYDFSVIWLPVNDSRWRTLRKIMNSNIFSGNKLDVSEHLRSKKIQELIDFCHKRAYNGEAVDIGRAAFRTFLNLLSNTIFSKDLTDPFSDSAKEFKDLVWNMMVEAGKPNLVDYFPFLEKIDPQHIRQRMTDHLTKVLDLMSGLIDERLKERKMRNHANVDVLDALLDISPEELDRNHIEHMCLDLFVAGTDTTSNTLEWAVAELLKNPHTLEKAQEELAHVIGRGKLVDEADVAQLPYLRCIVKETLRIHPPVPFLIPRKVEDDVELCGYVVPKDSQVLVNVWAIGRDSGLWENPLVFNPERFWESEIDVRGRDFELIPFGAGRRICPGLPLAIRMIPVALGSLLNTLNWKLQGGIAPKDLDMEENFGITLAKAQPLLAIPIPL, from the exons atggagTATGTACCCATTTTGGTTGGACTGTCATTCGCCTGGATTTTGGTGCGTGGATTCATGTCACTTAGAAGAGCCAAAAGCTGTAAAAGACTTGCACCAGGTCCATTTCCTTTGCCTATTATAGGAAACCTTCATTTGCTTGGTGACAAACCTCACAAATCACTTGCTCAACTCGCAAAAGCTCATGGTCCAATTATGAATCTCAAGTTTGGCCAAATAAACACAGTGGTCATTTCCTCATCAGTCTTGGCTAGAGAAGTCATGCAAAAACAAGATTTGACCTTTTCCAATAGGTGTATTCCTGACGCTCTCCGTGCCTGCAATCACTATGATTTTTCTGTTATTTGGTTACCTGTCAATGACTCTCGCTGGAGAACTCTTCGCAAGATTATGAACTCTAACATCTTCTCAG GTAACAAGCTTGATGTTAGTGAGCATCTCAGAAGTAAAAAGATCCAGGAGCTAATTGATTTTTGTCACAAGAGGGCCTACAATGGTGAAGCAGTGGATATTGGCAGAGCAGCTTTTAGAACTTTCCTGAATTTGCTATCAAACACCATTTTCTCTAAAGATTTGACTGACCCGTTTTCTGATTCCGCTAAGGAATTTAAGGACTTGGTGTGGAACATGATGGTCGAGGCTGGTAAACCAAATTTGGTGGACTATTTCCCTTTTCTTGAGAAAATTGATCCACAACATATAAGGCAGCGCATGACCGATCATCTTACTAAGGTTCTTGACCTTATGAGTGGTTTGATTGATGAACGGCTAAAGGAAAGGAAAATGAGAAACCATGCAAATGTTGATGTTTTAGATGCCCTTCTCGACATTAGCCCAGAAGAGCTTGACAGGAATCACATCGAGCATATGTGTCTG GACTTGTTTGTAGCAGGAACCGATACAACATCAAATACGTTGGAGTGGGCAGTGGCAGAACTACTTAAGAATCCACATACTTTAGAGAAAGCCCAAGAAGAACTTGCACATGTGATTGGCAGAGGTAAACTAGTAGATGAAGCTGATGTTGCACAGCTTCCTTACTTGCGATGCATCGTGAAGGAAACCTTAAGAATACACCCTCCGGTTCCTTTCTTAATTCCGCGCAAAGTGGAGGATGATGTTGAGCTTTGTGGCTATGTTGTCCCAAAAGACTCGCAAGTTCTAGTGAATGTGTGGGCAATTGGGCGCGACTCTGGCCTATGGGAAAATCCGTTGGTCTTTAACCCAGAGAGGTTCTGGGAGTCAGAAATAGATGTTCGAGGTCGGGATTTTGAGCTCATACCATTTGGTGCTGGTCGGAGAATTTGTCCTGGATTGCCTTTGGCTATCAGGATGATTCCagtagccctaggttcattgctAAATACGTTAAACTGGAAGCTACAAGGTGGAATTGCACCTAAAGATTTGGACATGGAGGAAAATTTTGGTATTACCTTGGCAAAAGCTCAACCTCTGCTAGCTATCCCTATTCCACTGTAA